DNA sequence from the Actinomycetota bacterium genome:
GGCCACGGACCCGGTCGATCAGGGGCGGCGTGGCCAGCACGGCCGGGAGCACCACCCGCTCGGCCTCCAGCACCTCGCAGGCGGCGGCCAGGGCGTCGGGGCCGTGGCCGCGGGCCACCCAGGCGGCGCCGTCCAGGCCGAGCTGGCGGGCCTCGGCGAGCTGGTCGGCCAGGTACGGCCGGCCGGCGCGGCTGGCCGCCCGCTGGCTGAGCAGCGAGCTCCGGGGGCCGCCGTTGCCGCGGGCCCGCTCGTAGGGGTCGAGCAGGTACAGCTCGGGCGAGCGGTCGAACAGCACCAGCCGGGCGCCCTCCCGGGCCGCGACGGCGTACGCGGCCTGGCGGGTCGCCTGGTAGGCGGGGTCGAGCCCGTCGTCGGTGGCGGCGAGCACGACCGCCGCCGGCCCGACCCGCTGGCCGGCCCCGGCCGGCAGCTCGAGGGGCGGCCCTGGGACCTCGGAGGGCCGCTCGACGCTGGCCGCGGCCGGCGGGGTCAGCCGCAGGGGCGGCAGCTCGGCCGGGTCGGCGAAGGGCAGCCGGGCGGTCGAGCGCAGCTCCCCGGCCGCGAACGCGACCGCGGCCAGCTCCAGCCGGCAGCGGTCGCACGCGGCCAGGTGGGCGTGCACGGCGGCCGCCGCCTCCGGCGGGAGCTCGCCGGCCAGCAGCGCGGGCAGCTCGTCGTGGACATGGTCGTTCATG
Encoded proteins:
- a CDS encoding zf-HC2 domain-containing protein; this translates as MNDHVHDELPALLAGELPPEAAAAVHAHLAACDRCRLELAAVAFAAGELRSTARLPFADPAELPPLRLTPPAAASVERPSEVPGPPLELPAGAGQRVGPAAVVLAATDDGLDPAYQATRQAAYAVAAREGARLVLFDRSPELYLLDPYERARGNGGPRSSLLSQRAASRAGRPYLADQLAEARQLGLDGAAWVARGHGPDALAAACEVLEAERVVLPAVLATPPLIDRVRG